The sequence below is a genomic window from bacterium.
GTCCAGACGGGAGATGCATTCCCACCCAGCGACCGTGACCTTAAGTCCACCGGGCTTAAGATGACTTTTACGTTTTCGAGCCCCGTCAAGGCCGCGATCACGAAAAGTTCCTCCGCGGCCTCATCGCCGACGGCCAAGCAGCCGATGGAGACGGCGCTTCCGTGGATCATGATGTCGCCCCCCAGATTTGCCCGTCCGTCTTCCCGTGCCCGGGCCCTGTCGTCGGCGTTGGGATAGTTAAGGCGAATGGAGAGATGGAAGAGGCTGTTCGGATTCAGCGCGTTGACGCCGTAAACGCCTTCCGGCACCTGGCCGTCGCCTTCGCGGAGCTTGGGCCCCGGCC
It includes:
- a CDS encoding L,D-transpeptidase family protein, with product PGPKLREGDGQVPEGVYGVNALNPNSLFHLSIRLNYPNADDRARAREDGRANLGGDIMIHGSAVSIGCLAVGDEAAEELFVIAALTGLENVKVILSPVDLRSRSLGGNASPVWTTNLYSKIRKELGNYPSEPGRFETRS